From a single Oceanobacillus kimchii X50 genomic region:
- a CDS encoding YesL family protein has protein sequence MMYSGGLIHSIDRIFVWISKAALLQLIWLWYTIAGLIVLGIFPATIAALGIARKWLQGNDDIPIWKTFKQIYVDEFKKSNVLGWVLLTVGIVLYLNFKVIESYPMNLPIVVPFSFYLIILFYFIVFVWSFPLLTHYNTSVLKLLKIAFIIGISKIHVSLLIMISLFSVVYVSLQFPAFLFLFFSSLIAVVWIWFSLRVFKKMDKEQTNEM, from the coding sequence ATGATGTACTCTGGTGGTTTGATACATTCAATCGATCGAATTTTTGTTTGGATTTCTAAAGCAGCGTTACTCCAGCTAATCTGGTTATGGTATACCATTGCTGGATTAATAGTTTTGGGTATATTCCCTGCGACGATTGCTGCCTTAGGAATAGCTAGAAAATGGCTGCAAGGAAATGACGATATTCCGATTTGGAAGACATTCAAACAAATATATGTTGATGAGTTTAAAAAATCAAATGTATTAGGATGGGTGCTACTTACGGTAGGAATAGTTCTATATTTAAATTTCAAAGTCATAGAGAGTTATCCAATGAATTTGCCAATAGTAGTACCATTTTCATTTTATTTGATTATACTTTTTTATTTTATCGTATTTGTTTGGTCCTTTCCGCTGTTAACACACTATAATACTTCTGTTTTAAAACTGTTGAAGATTGCTTTTATTATCGGAATCTCAAAAATTCATGTTTCTCTATTGATTATGATTAGTTTATTTTCCGTTGTATATGTTTCATTGCAATTTCCTGCATTTTTATTTTTGTTCTTTTCTAGTTTAATTGCAGTAGTGTGGATTTGGTTCTCCTTACGTGTTTTTAAGAAGATGGATAAAGAACAAACGAATGAGATGTAA
- a CDS encoding alpha-N-arabinofuranosidase: MVNQWKAKMLLDKNYKIGVIDKRIYGSFIEHLGRAVYGGIYEPNHPEADEQGFRKDVINLVKELQVPIVRYPGGNMVSGYHWEDGIGNASDRPRRLELAWRTIETNEVGTNEFMDWSKKVHADVMMAVNLGTRGIDAARNLIEYTNHSHGTYWSDLRRSHGYENPHNIKTWCLGNEMDGPWQVGHKTAVEYGRIAQETGKAMKLVDSSIELVACGSSNTDMPTFPEYEATVLDLAYDEVDYISLHQYYGNKSDDTPNYLAKSMDMDHFIQTVISTCDYIKAKKRSKKKIMLSFDEWNVWYHSNEADQKVEPWSVAPPLLEDIYNFEDALLVGSMLITLLKHADRVKMACMAQLVNVIAPIMTDNQGSSWRQSIFYPYKHVSVFGRGISLHSIIDSPKYDSKDFADVPYIDSAVVYNEEKEELTIFAVNKHLEENIVLDVDIRSFQGYELIEHIVLENNDLKATNTVHRSNVVPHNQGESVIEDGELQIQCTSASWNVIRLRKNHE; the protein is encoded by the coding sequence ATGGTAAATCAATGGAAAGCGAAAATGTTATTGGATAAAAACTATAAAATTGGAGTGATTGATAAAAGAATCTATGGTTCATTTATCGAACATCTTGGTAGAGCGGTATACGGTGGGATTTACGAACCTAATCATCCAGAAGCTGATGAGCAGGGATTTCGAAAAGATGTTATTAATCTTGTAAAAGAATTACAAGTTCCGATTGTTCGCTATCCTGGTGGAAATATGGTTTCTGGTTATCATTGGGAGGATGGAATTGGTAATGCGAGTGACCGACCTAGACGACTCGAATTAGCCTGGAGAACAATTGAAACAAATGAAGTAGGTACAAATGAATTTATGGATTGGTCAAAAAAAGTACATGCTGATGTGATGATGGCAGTTAACCTTGGTACTAGAGGAATCGATGCAGCCCGTAATTTAATTGAGTATACAAACCATTCGCATGGAACTTACTGGAGTGATTTAAGGAGATCACATGGCTACGAAAATCCGCATAATATAAAAACTTGGTGTCTCGGAAATGAAATGGATGGGCCATGGCAAGTAGGGCATAAAACGGCAGTTGAATATGGAAGAATTGCACAAGAAACAGGTAAGGCAATGAAGCTTGTAGATTCATCAATCGAATTAGTTGCCTGTGGTAGCTCAAATACGGATATGCCAACTTTTCCTGAGTATGAAGCAACTGTATTAGATTTAGCTTATGACGAAGTAGATTATATCTCGCTTCATCAATACTATGGAAACAAGTCTGATGATACCCCTAACTATTTAGCAAAAAGTATGGATATGGACCACTTTATTCAGACAGTTATATCTACATGTGATTATATCAAAGCGAAAAAAAGAAGTAAGAAAAAAATCATGTTGAGTTTTGATGAATGGAATGTTTGGTACCATTCCAATGAAGCAGACCAAAAGGTAGAACCATGGAGTGTTGCTCCTCCTTTATTAGAAGATATTTACAATTTTGAAGATGCTTTATTAGTTGGAAGTATGTTGATTACACTTTTAAAACATGCAGATAGAGTGAAGATGGCATGTATGGCTCAACTCGTAAATGTTATTGCACCTATTATGACAGACAATCAAGGTTCTTCATGGAGACAATCTATTTTTTACCCATACAAACATGTTTCTGTGTTTGGGAGAGGTATCTCCTTACACTCAATAATAGATTCTCCTAAATATGATAGTAAGGACTTTGCAGATGTCCCTTATATAGATAGCGCAGTTGTATATAACGAAGAAAAGGAAGAGCTTACTATTTTTGCTGTGAATAAACATCTAGAAGAAAATATAGTACTAGATGTCGATATACGTAGCTTTCAAGGTTACGAGTTAATAGAACATATCGTTCTTGAAAATAATGATTTAAAAGCGACGAATACCGTTCATCGTTCAAATGTTGTCCCTCATAACCAAGGGGAATCTGTTATAGAAGATGGAGAATTGCAAATTCAATGTACATCGGCATCATGGAATGTTATTCGGTTAAGAAAGAATCATGAATAA
- a CDS encoding carbohydrate ABC transporter permease: MESMSNSEELSHQKPGSIQKGKPPKPKKPNNKFLNFINSRKVVPYLFVSPFILSFLVLTLYPAIQGITMSFQQILPGQNTFIGFSNYERLFNPVFFKALSNTSLYVLFTVLILTVLPLFLAVFLDSKFVKFKTLFRASLFIPALTSTIVGGMIFRLMFGEQDTAVANQIINFLGFETMNWRFTAWSAIFLMVILASWRWIGVNILYFLAALQNIPRELYEAAEIDGASKWQKLRFITVPQLKPIIIFVSSITIINGFRMFEESFVFWEAGSPGNIGLSVVGYIYQEGIRQNDMGFGAAIGVVLMLIIAVVSMIYLIATGAFKKGDQ; the protein is encoded by the coding sequence ATGGAGTCAATGTCAAATTCTGAAGAACTCTCGCATCAAAAACCTGGATCTATTCAGAAAGGCAAACCACCAAAACCAAAAAAGCCAAACAATAAATTTCTCAATTTTATTAATTCGAGAAAAGTTGTACCATATTTATTTGTTTCGCCATTCATATTGTCTTTCTTGGTGTTAACGTTATATCCAGCAATACAAGGGATAACAATGAGTTTTCAGCAAATCCTCCCTGGACAAAATACATTTATTGGTTTTTCTAATTATGAACGATTGTTCAATCCAGTATTTTTCAAAGCACTTTCTAATACATCACTTTATGTATTATTTACTGTGTTGATTCTAACAGTATTACCATTGTTTTTAGCAGTGTTTTTAGATTCAAAATTTGTGAAGTTTAAGACTCTTTTCCGTGCCTCTCTATTTATACCTGCATTAACATCGACGATTGTCGGCGGTATGATTTTTCGGTTAATGTTTGGTGAACAGGATACAGCTGTGGCAAATCAAATTATTAATTTTCTTGGATTTGAGACCATGAATTGGAGGTTTACAGCTTGGTCGGCTATTTTCTTAATGGTTATTTTAGCATCTTGGCGCTGGATAGGGGTTAATATTTTATATTTTCTTGCCGCCTTACAAAATATTCCACGAGAGTTATATGAAGCAGCTGAAATCGACGGTGCATCGAAATGGCAAAAACTTCGATTTATTACTGTTCCGCAATTAAAACCGATAATTATTTTTGTTAGTTCGATTACGATTATTAACGGATTTAGAATGTTTGAAGAGAGTTTTGTATTTTGGGAAGCTGGTTCGCCTGGAAATATAGGCCTATCGGTTGTTGGTTACATCTATCAAGAGGGAATCCGTCAAAATGATATGGGGTTCGGAGCGGCAATAGGAGTAGTTTTAATGTTGATAATTGCTGTTGTAAGTATGATTTACTTGATTGCAACAGGGGCCTTTAAGAAGGGGGATCAGTAA
- a CDS encoding carbohydrate ABC transporter permease produces MVEKRKNTILTWIGTISFTIISLIALFPIISLIISSFRPSSELMRQGISFKINLSELSLDNYTYLFTQAGEYWAWYGNSLVISALTIILSLFFSSMVGYALAVYDFKGKNLFFVLVLLILMIPFEILMLPLYQLMINTQLIDTYFAVILPMVVAPVAVFFFRQYALGLPVQLMDAARIDGSTEYGIFFKIMLPLMGPSLAAMAILQGLSSWNNFLWPLLVLRSNDMFTLPLGLATLLTPYGNNYDVLIVGSVLTIIPIVILFIFFQRYFIAGLTTGGVKG; encoded by the coding sequence ATGGTAGAAAAAAGAAAGAATACAATACTTACATGGATAGGCACAATTAGTTTTACTATTATATCCCTTATAGCGTTATTCCCAATTATTAGTTTGATTATATCATCGTTTCGTCCATCTTCAGAATTAATGCGACAAGGAATATCTTTTAAAATCAATTTGAGTGAATTAAGTCTCGATAATTATACTTATTTATTTACTCAAGCAGGCGAATATTGGGCATGGTATGGAAATAGCTTGGTTATCTCAGCTTTGACCATCATTCTTTCATTATTCTTTTCTTCAATGGTTGGATATGCATTAGCAGTATATGATTTTAAAGGAAAAAATTTATTCTTTGTCTTAGTTTTATTAATACTTATGATACCTTTTGAAATTTTGATGCTACCTCTCTATCAGCTTATGATAAATACACAATTAATTGATACTTATTTTGCGGTTATATTACCAATGGTGGTGGCTCCAGTTGCTGTATTCTTCTTTAGACAATATGCGTTAGGATTACCAGTACAGTTAATGGATGCAGCTCGAATTGACGGAAGCACCGAATATGGCATTTTCTTTAAAATAATGTTGCCTTTAATGGGTCCTTCCTTAGCAGCAATGGCAATTCTGCAAGGTTTATCAAGCTGGAATAACTTTTTATGGCCGTTATTGGTACTCAGATCTAACGATATGTTTACGCTTCCTTTAGGATTAGCTACTTTACTTACACCATATGGAAATAATTATGACGTACTTATTGTTGGATCAGTCTTAACAATTATACCAATTGTAATTTTGTTTATTTTCTTCCAACGTTATTTTATTGCAGGATTAACGACCGGTGGAGTAAAAGGTTAA